In the genome of Dermacentor andersoni chromosome 3, qqDerAnde1_hic_scaffold, whole genome shotgun sequence, one region contains:
- the LOC126545372 gene encoding uncharacterized protein, with protein sequence MIGALLAALWVLSGLAGGSPLEDACGPQPNKKEMMSMLTPAADMFVDCYENYDQYGVPSKYLTKVLPTICTEYDGCLSSAQEGDGDQKEKIVQCIVEKVKAQLSEMGDLPKPAGDVSEKLFGCSFRRPTVPITNRKSFFICIHWYQIAVSIE encoded by the exons ATGATCGGCGCGCTGCTGGCCGCTTTGTGGGTCCTATCGGGTCTCGCCGGTGGATCGCCGCTGGAGGACGCCTGCGGTCCGCAACCCA ACAAGAAGGAAATGATGTCCATGCTGACGCCAGCAGCAGACATGTTCGTCGACTGCTACGAAAACTACGACCAGTACGGGGTTCCGTCCAAGTACCTAACAAAG GTGCTGCCGACTATCTGTACCGAATACGACGGCTGTCTGTCATCCGCGCAGGAGGGTGATGGCGACCAGAAGGAGAAGATTGTCCAGTGTATCGTCGAGAAAGTCAAGGCCCAACTG tCTGAAATGGGAGACCTACCAAAGCCCGCCGGTGACGTCAGCGAAAAACTATTC GGCTGCAGCTTCCGGAGACCCACCGTGCCGATCACGAACCGCAAAAGCTTTTTCATCTGCATTCACTGGTACCAGATCGCCGTGTCCATCGAATGA